From Candida dubliniensis CD36 chromosome 7, complete sequence, the proteins below share one genomic window:
- a CDS encoding assembly of substrate-specific ubiquitin ligase complexes modulator, putative (Similar to S. pombe BTB3) codes for MSTDPARPDLDVSIDSIFSISHQLDRGTPASSTSSSNNQDPKVAKAFSEICLACRTGDIEVVDSLLSTPNLDINQVDEYDYSPLILSSLCGHYEIVELLLQRGAVCDRDTFQGARCIYGALTDEIRDLLVSFDISKAVDVTQPFAGHIASLLNPLLGTVTADVVFQFKQPGIPEDLRVFKSHRFLLASRSPYFEKKFNDEWKNLTVVTMPISVDPAIFRRIINYIYLRTHAVLNDSYAIQDQLLKLARMYELNDLVEGIEDIKGIEDEKARAKIGHDLSFKFVEKARKDLDDFLSQKILGEKLSTEMDLKDDVDLEDIDCREFLSDTQKEALLEADSIPDVILACVDSGSESVIYFPVNKSIIARSEYFDTMFKSEMFTVAEEDLPVYRETGIQVVNRPQLDTDHLAIIQVSTSTANQKIAEMVLSFLYHDNVNTIPLDLSLELLFAADELFLERLKTMSAVNITSQFQKFNFREFQSLHEKVECNAYDLIRASWQTRCDKLEQHVTKMIAYNLSEIFNSEIERQKLSDLIKESAERIKERQDTDTIELVDDIRYYLTKKYAINEEMGSFDPTFSSDKNTDDINLYKNALIQYEKDVEIIDYLLGQLHLDA; via the coding sequence ATGTCTACAGACCCTGCAAGACCAGATCTAGATGTTTCTATTGACCTGATTTTCTCCATAAGTCACCAATTGGATAGAGGTACACCTGCTTCTAGTACTTCATCCTCCAACAACCAAGACCCCAAAGTGGCAAAGGCATTTAGTGAAATTTGTTTGGCATGCAGAACTGGAGATATCGAAGTAGTGGACTCGTTATTATCTACTCCAAACTTAGATATAAACCAAGTTGATGAGTATGATTATTCGCCTTTAATATTGAGTTCATTGTGTGGACACTATGAAATAGTTGAATTGTTATTGCAACGTGGGGCTGTGTGTGACCGTGATACCTTTCAAGGTGCACGTTGTATATATGGTGCTTTGACGGACGAAATTAGAGACTTGTTAGTAAGTTTTGATATTTCAAAAGCAGTGGATGTGACACAACCATTTGCTGGTCATATAGCGTCATTGTTGAATCCATTACTAGGTACTGTTACAGCAGACGTGGTATTTCAGTTTAAGCAACCTGGAATCCCTGAAGATTTACGAGTATTCAAACTGCATAGATTTTTATTGGCATCCCGAAGCCCTTATTTTGAGAAAAAGTTCAATGATGAATGGAAAAATTTGACAGTTGTGACCATGCCGATTAGTGTCGATCCTGCAATATTTAGAaggataataaattatatttatcttCGAACTCATGCTGTTTTGAATGACAGTTATGCTATCCAAGATCAGTTACTCAAGTTGGCACGAATGTATGAGCTTAACGATTTGGTAGAGGGCATTGAAGATATAAAAGGAATCGAAGATGAGAAAGCAAGGGCAAAAATAGGGCatgatttatcatttaaGTTTGTTGAAAAGGCAAGAAAAGATTTGGATGATTTCTTATCACAAAAAATTCTTGGTGAGAAATTAAGTACAGAAATGGACTTGAAAGATGATGTTGACTTGGAAGATATAGATTGCAGAGAGTTTTTGAGTGATACTCAGAAAGAGGCATTACTTGAGGCAGATTCTATCCCAGATGTAATTTTAGCTTGTGTTGATTCTGGGTCGGAATCTGTCATTTATTTTCCAGTGAATAAATCGATAATTGCTCGATCTGAATATTTTGATACTATGTTTAAATCAGAAATGTTTACAGTTgcagaagaagatttaCCAGTATATAGGGAGACTGGAATCCAAGTTGTCAATCGTCCGCAGTTAGATACAGATCATTTAGCAATAATCCAAGTTTCTACAAGCACTGCCAATCAGAAGATTGCTGAAATGGTGCTATCATTTTTGTATCATGACAATGTCAACACCATTCCATTGGATTTGTCCctagaattattatttgctgCTGACGAATTGTTTTTGGAAAGGTTGAAAACCATGAGTGCTGTGAACATCACATCTCAGTTTCAAAAGTTCAACTTCCGAGAATTTCAATCGTTGCACGAAAAAGTAGAGTGTAATGCGTATGATTTAATCCGGGCATCCTGGCAAACAAGATGTGATAAGCTAGAACAACACGTAACCAAAATGATTGCATATAATCTATCAGAAATTTTCAATCTGGAAATAGAACGCCAAAAGTTGTCTGACTTGATCAAAGAGTCTGCTGAAAGAATCAAGGAAAGACAAGATACAGATACCATTGAATTGGTAGATGATATTAGATATTATTTGACTAAGAAGTATGCCATCAATGAGGAAATGGGATCGTTTGACCCGACTTTTTCATCGGACAAGAATACCGATGATATCAATCTATACAAAAATGCATTGATTCAATATGAAAAGGACGTTGAAATTATAGACTATTTATTGGGCCAATTGCATTTAGATGCATGA
- a CDS encoding D-lactaldehyde dehydrogenase, putative (In S. cerevisiae: HOG- and stress- induced;~Similar to S. cerevisiae GRE2), producing the protein MSQTVILTGATGYVGQHILGELLDSRYKVIAIVRSQKSSDTLSKLFKQNPNLEFEIVEQLDKPHALDKVLEKHQEAATFISTAAVVTFQAEDYERDVINPAIDLVKNIFSSIKDHAPQITRVILTSSSASVVGLDKAFAYDAEYSDNDWSPLTREMSTSDGTMAYFASKKLAEEEAWKFIKEEKPKFDLVAIMPALVLGPVRFSSELSNGKFPSTSGMIGGLLHLKPDDAIPPMTAGAVDVRDVARLHVDVIASESASNQRILVESDKITNDNIIQTIIDNFPTYKNKLPTPNPVSHSKFVKPNDERSRKIIGFSLRPLKDSVVDLIKQIDQENSVIESIEKLDIKE; encoded by the coding sequence ATGTCCCAAACTGTCATTTTAACAGGAGCAACCGGATATGTTGGTCAACATATTCTTGGAGAATTATTAGACTCGAGATATAAGGTAATTGCAATAGTTCGTTCCCAAAAATCGTCCGATACATTATCAAAACTATTCAAACAAAATCCAAACTtggaatttgaaattgttgaacaaCTTGACAAACCACACGCATTAGATAAAGTGTTGGAGAAACATCAAGAAGCAGCAACTTTTATTAGTACAGCTGCTGTGGTTACCTTTCAAGCAGAAGATTATGAAAGAGATGTTATAAATCCAGCTATAGATCTAGTTAAAAACATTTTTTCAAGTATCAAAGACCATGCCCCACAAATAACTAGAGTAATATTAACTTCTTCAAGTGCTTCAGTGGTGGGATTAGATAAGGCATTTGCATATGATGCTGAATATTCTGATAATGATTGGTCTCCACTTACCCGTGAAATGAGTACACTGGACGGTACTATGGCCTATTTTGCATCAAAGAAATTggcagaagaagaagcttggaaatttattaaagaGGAAAAGCCAAAATTTGATCTTGTTGCTATAATGCCAGCTTTGGTTCTTGGTCCAGTTCGGTTTAGTTCTGAATTGAGTAATGGTAAATTTCCTTCTACTTCTGGTATGATAGGAGGGTTATTGCATTTGAAACCTGATGATGCCATACCGCCAATGACAGCAGGTGCAGTTGACGTTAGAGATGTTGCAAGGTTGCATGTTGATGTGATTGCTTCGGAAAGTGCTTCAAACCAAAGAATTCTAGTTGAAAGTGATAAAATaactaatgataatattatCCAAACCATCATTGACAATTTTCCTACTTATAAGAACAAATTACCTACCCCTAACCCAGTGTCACATTCTAAATTTGTAAAACCCAACGATGAACGGTCAAGAAAGATTATTGGATTCTCGTTAAGACCTTTAAAGGATTCAGTAGTTGACTTGATCAAACAAATCGATCAAGAAAATTCTgtaattgaatcaattgagaAATTAGATATTAAAGAATAG
- a CDS encoding conserved hypothetical protein (spliced gene) has protein sequence MAGLFNRRRKSESYQGFSKYAHEINAYHNPNQHAGLPINSEQPQQRTQSMTSAGQAAAMALRLHSSPQKSQQPQQRTAAQTQYTRAQSLTSGRSNSMRQYTYNPKPSYVPGSASIPNARRYNSLNSASRVNYNSNVPTSPLQHQYTQIHEENEGADEGEIVITTTTTKVVDSQGRTTSLTTKTVKTLPDGSNIIETTTKNISRTNSRANSLNSATNYRTGSLTHAAHINLSKIDEDLQNFEYDYQIDNPALDNPETKLLLNLPDNSDQQTPKELGSPFLGADHPNSTVRSDSLNSQGQPKPLRSILKNSHAPNVVEKPVSSPKSPSVAATATAAAAATTTSVTSSPQGDTRRQVVESDDSFKSSISKAPISPVSLQSPNKPRFSQVSGSPPSSIRFNEKVQTIPVYHENSNTRTRSQRSKVSTLSAPAKTKQQVDADMYAAAMKAAMKKVYGDRDANQQAAPQESVSTSKVTSEEPKKLKLGFIALSPRDKSRQERKSSFNSETENTVKTSEEDSNPDVTTTKATKDSLAQEVPPDYEYVNHHREFVTHSLRGDTKNSTRKERVKEEKRRAKEAAKEQAQEEKRRAKEHAEEEKIRAKQAAIEEERLAKEKAAEEKRIAKEQADEEKRKAKELKKEKKKFGIFSSIKRRTSMASAYSSGSGSIIHGANQGQHEEEQVMSDDISTTEAHSSHVNDSILNPVLNSTTSVSDEPPKIEKHSESLKKEDIPSKSGFSSNNFAETKEIENKEVPKDASVPKTDFPQKDTADVPVEKSDHTENNFGSVVIDDEVYQVSIPRNAQFSDEHELDSSGGIYLTEKSNTETYPSPNIVGSSPVINTSVGDKLPEPVNEEHTEDENEVFHSPAIPSEVKADIPVPELGSILDEEDEFEDVVVSEDKESVYENSEPEVIEEEVPQVESVENDYSVPPIDSSPGKTHGRLVAEPINNIATIKTSPKTDYGSTLVNQQTYIGKEQDIKPQKGVANDEVSTPPVFVQQVPENLNTSDQAYNAEERGELDEQSSAPPSSDSLPGTNSTKATENPPQEDLVVEEKTKKPKKPSKLKHRIFKYFVNSYDKM, from the coding sequence GCCAATTAATTCAgaacaaccacaacaacgAACACAATCGATGACCAGTGCTGGACAGGCTGCTGCTATGGCATTAAGATTGCACAGCTCACCTCAGAAAtcacaacaaccacaacagcGAACAGCCGCTCAAACTCAATACACAAGGGCACAATCATTGACTTCAGGGAGATCCAATTCAATGCGACAATATACATATAATCCCAAACCATCTTATGTTCCAGGAAGTGCAAGTATCCCTAATGCCAGAAGATACAATAGTTTGAATTCTGCTTCGAGAGTCAATTATAATAGCAATGTGCCTACATCACCTTTGCAGCACCAGTATACACAAATCCACGAGGAAAATGAAGGTGCTGATGAAGGGGAAATTGTTATTACCACCACGACGACGAAGGTTGTTGACTCGCAGGGTAGAACCACATCACTCACAACAAAAACGGTGAAAACTCTACCTGATGGGTCTAATATCATAGAAACAACTACAAAGAACATATCCCGTACCAACTCAAGAGCAAACTCGTTGAATTCAGCAACAAATTACCGAACTGGATCTTTAACCCATGCAGCACACATCAATTTATCCAAGATTGATGAAGACTTGCAGAATTTTGAATATGACTATCAAATCGACAACCCAGCCTTAGATAACCCAGAAACAAAActattgttgaatttaCCCGACAATTCTGATCAACAAACTCCAAAGGAGTTGGGATCGCCATTTTTAGGAGCGGATCACCCCAACAGTACAGTAAGATCAGATTCACTAAACAGCCAAGGTCAGCCAAAGCCATTAAgatcaattttgaaaaattcacaCGCACCAAATGTCGTTGAAAAACCGGTATCATCTCCAAAACTGCCACTGGTggcagcaacagcaacagcagcagcagcagcaacaacaacttctGTGACGAGCTCACCACAGGGAGATACACGGCGACAAGTTGTTGAATCAGATGACAGTTTCAAGAGTTCAATCTCAAAGGCTCCTATTAGTCCAGTATCTTTACAGTCACCAAACAAACCAAGGTTTTCTCAGGTGCTGGGATCACCTCCAAGTTCCATCAGATTCAATGAAAAGGTCCAAACTATTCCAGTATACCATGAAAACAGTAATACTCGAACTCGTTCTCAACGTTCAAAAGTTTCTACACTATCTGCTCCTgccaaaacaaaacaacaagttGATGCGGATATGTATGCTGCGGCAATGAAAGCTGCTATGAAGAAAGTTTACGGTGACAGGGATGCGAACCAACAAGCAGCTCCTCAAGAGTCTGTTCTGACCTCCAAAGTCACTTCTGAAGAAccaaagaaattgaaacttgGTTTTATTGCATTAAGTCCTCGTGATAAGAGTCGTCAGGAAAGAAAGTCTTCATTTAATTCAGAAACTGAAAATACTGTGAAAACAAGTGAAGAAGATTCAAACCCCGATGTTACAACGACAAAGGCAACTAAAGACTCATTGGCACAAGAAGTCCCTCCTGACTATGAATATGTTAACCACCATCGTGAATTTGTGACTCATTCTTTAAGAGGTGATACTAAAAATTCAACTCGAAAGGAGCGGGTCAAAGAGGAAAAACGGAGAGCCAAAGAGGCAGCCAAGGAACAAgcacaagaagaaaagagaaGGGCAAAAGAACATGCGGAGGAAGAAAAGATAAGAGCAAAACAGGCAGCCATAGAGGAGGAAAGATTGGCCAAAGAGAAAGCTGCTGAAGAGAAAAGAATTGCTAAAGAACAGgcagatgaagaaaaacgCAAAGCGAAGGAGttgaagaaagagaaaaagaagttcGGGATTTTCAGCAGCATTAAAAGGAGAACAAGTATGGCATCGGCATATTCTTCTGGAAGTGGATCAATTATTCATGGTGCAAATCAAGGACAAcatgaagaagaacaagtaATGTCTGATGATATTTCAACAACTGAAGCTCACTCTTCCCATGTTAATGACTCTATCTTGAATCCAGTTTTGAATTCAACTACATCGGTATCTGATGAACCACCTAAGATTGAAAAGCACTCAGAAAGCttgaagaaagaagatATTCCTTCCAAATCTGGATTCTCATCCAACAATTTTGCAGAAACCAAGgaaatagaaaataaaGAAGTCCCGAAAGATGCTAGTGTTCCTAAAACTGATTTCCCACAGAAAGATACTGCTGATGTACCTGTTGAGAAACTGGATCATacagaaaacaattttggCAGTGttgtaattgatgatgaggtGTACCAGGTATCGATTCCAAGAAATGCACAATTTTCAGATGAGCATGAATTAGATTCAAGTGGAGGAATTTACTTAACTGAAAAGTCTAATACTGAAACTTATCCACTGCCTAATATTGTTGGTAGTTCTCCGGTTATTAATACAAGCGTTGGTGACAAATTACCAGAACCAGTAAATGAAGAACATACagaagatgaaaatgaGGTTTTCCATAGTCCTGCTATCCCAAGTGAAGTCAAGGCCGACATTCCAGTACCTGAACTTGGATCTATACTTGATGAGgaagatgaatttgaagatgTTGTGGTTTCTGAAGATAAGGAGTCAGTTTATGAAAATTCTGAACCGGAAgttattgaagaagaagtacCTCAAGTGGAATCTGTGGAAAATGATTATTCCGTGCCACCGATTGATTCTAGTCCAGGAAAAACCCATGGCAGGCTAGTTGCTGAGccaataaacaatattgCAACTATCAAAACAAGTCCAAAAACTGACTATGGACTGACACTTgtaaatcaacaaacatATATTGGAAAAGAGCAAGATATAAAGCCACAGAAGGGGGTTGCCAATGATGAAGTATCCACACCGCCAGTGTTTGTACAACAAGTGCCAGAAAACTTAAATACGTCGGATCAAGCTTACAATGCCGAGGAAAGGGGAGAATTGGATGAACAGTCATCTGCACCTCCAAGTTCTGATTCATTACCTGgaacaaattcaacaaaagcAACGGAAAACCCTCCACAAGAGGATTTGGTTGTTGaagagaaaacaaaaaaaccaaaaaagcCAAGCAAGTTGAAACACAGAATTTTCAAGTATTTTGTCAATAGTTATGACAAAAtgtga